Below is a window of Williamwhitmania sp. DNA.
TGCATAGTCCCTACTAATTTTCTCCAAAGTTAGTAGCATATAATGAATAAGCCCTTTTTATTCCACTTATCTCGCAGAGCCTTGGCAAGGAGATAGAACGCTAAAAATCTGTGGATACAACGAATTCCGGCCAAAATGATTGAAATCGCTTGCACGGAGCTGCCCAAATAGCTGGTCAAGCCCTCCTTCCCTGTGCATTAGTAATGTGTTTTGACCGGAGACTATTTTAATGAATCCCTGTCCCAATTTGCGGGATTGTTTATAATGTAATCCGATATTTTCATATACGATTGTTCATCGCGGATAATGTGTTCGTGGTAATTACGTTGCCAAATTTTTTCGTTGAAACCCAATAAACCCAATTGTTTTGTAACCGATGATTTATATCCACGAACAATTGCACCAATTGTTTGCGATGGCGAACGTAGGGGCGTATCGCATACGCCCTGTTTGTTGGGCGAATCCAATTCGCCCCTACCCAATAACCGGACAATGCCATGGATATGGTTTGGCATTATTACAAATTCACCCAATTCAACGTTGTTTCGTATTTCGGTTGTTTTCATCCATTCGTTGCAGGCAATGTGCCCGTATTCGTTCAATACCATCACCCCATTTTCGATATTTCCAAACAAACACGCCCTATTTTGGCAACACAGGGTAATAAAATACAATCCTGCCCGCGCATAATCGTATCCCTTTAGGCGGATGCTGCGGCGATGGTGTTTCTCAGGGTTATAGGCCATTCTACACTATTTTCTAGTATTTCAATTTCATCTACGGTTTAGCTTTCATTTTATCCAATATTGCTCCACCAAAATACACCACAAGCAAATAGGGCGAAAGCATAACAAAAGCAAATATTGCCCTTACAGGCCAGCCAACCCCCATCGAGCTTTGGTAAAGCATTTTCACCTTGGCCAAATTTTCATTGGCAACATTTCTTAGACGCAACGCCTCTGTCCAACCCTCAAAGTCATAGCCGTAATGAGAAAGTAGAATGGCATTGGATTCATCACCCCACCAGGAAAAAATAATAGCGAGTAGTGCCAAAAACAGTAATCCCCAAAGAATATACTTCGTAAAAACCCCTTCCCTATTTCTACGCTTGATGCGAATTAGCAATAAAATTGGGGATAGCACAATCAAACCGAACAGGGTAAGATTAATGGCAATGACTAAAGCTTCCATAATAACTATAAAACACCTATCTTATCATTGACAACGGTTACGTATATGAAACGTTTGACATTTCGAAGCACTTCCCTGTCAAGTTACAACTACTTTTGATACGAGCTGTGCCGCTCGATAACGCACTGACTGCCAAATGTTTTATATACGATGTTGTACCCCGTTTTTATTTCCTTCTTTTTTCTATATGCTTGATTAATAATGATTTTACATAGTCAGGTAATGCAATTTCCCCCTTGTCTGCTTCTTTCTTTAATGCTTCAAAAAAATTCACTTCTACTCCTTGCCATGTCAATTCGAGTCGGCGAATCTTTTCTAAAGTAATGTGGTCATAATTCTCAGGTCTGCCCCAATAACACTTTAAACAGATTTCAATATCTTTTGAATCATTCCAATTTTCACAGTGTTCACAAGACCATGACTTTGCTCTATTGCAAGAAGCGCAAAGAAGCATATAATCATTGATGTTTTGCTGAAAATTTTCATCATCCCCACTTATTTCATATGGCACTCTATGGTCAACTTGCAAATACCTTTCTTCAAACTTTCCATTACAGATATAGCAATGCCCATTATTTGCATCATATAATGATTTTTTGAAATCTTTCGAAAATATTTGCCGTCCGTCAACACGATTATTTCGTATTTTCGAAAGGTCTCCAAATCTGTATGCAGCTATTGATTTGCCATCAGCGGATTTTGTTTTAAATGTTTCAAGTGGGATTCCTGCTTCCCTAACATCTCTTGCCGCACGGGGTGGATGATTATATCCGTAAGTTTTTTCTAAATCTTCAGTTGTTATAAAACCGTGTTTTAGAATATGGTCAATAACAATCTTGGCTCTTTTATTGGTTATTGATTCTGCAAGTTTTAAAAATTCTTTCGGGTACTTTTTCATACGAAGTCAAACAATGAAGGCTGTTTAATTGAAACTGATTCTATCCGTTTATTTATATGCGAAATTGAGGCTAAGTTATCGGATATATAAACAGCTTCATATGTCCGTTCGTTCCTACTATGCAATGTTGCAATTGAAGAACGACCTGCATCTATTTCAATTTTATGTAAATTCAATTCCTTAGGAAGTTCCTCTCCGTATGTTTTATTGTCAGTACGACCATCATAACTTAAAATGAACGGAATATTTCGCTTGTTTAATTTGTAAAGTGAAATCACAAAATTTTCATGATTGAGGTCTTCCATATATCTAAACCCGCCATTTTTTGCTGTCCCTTGGTACGGTGGGTCCATATAAACTAAATCATTCTCAGTTGCCATATCCAAAATTTTCTCATAATCAACAGAATGGAAAGTAACTTTGTCCTTTAATAGATTTGAAACATTTAAAATATCAAATCTCATATTTTCAGGTAAACGCCCTTTTCTTCTTTTGTCAGGACTTTGATTAAAATTGCCTTCTGCATTATATCGAACTGCTGCTTTAACGCATTTAGCCAATAAAAATAATAGATATTTTGGCTCTTTTGTTTGATTAAAACTGTCTCTTATTTGATAATAAAAATCTTCTTCATTACCAAGTTGGTTATTCCAAATATGATGATAATCCCGAATTATTGTCTGAGGCTCATTTACAATTTTTTCCCAAAGATTTATTAAGGGTTCATTGATGTCGTTTACAATAAACTTGTTAGCTTTGAAATAATATGCTGATGCAATAGTAATTGCAGCCGAACCAGCAAAAGGTTCAATTAATCTATCAATCTTTTGAGGAAAAAATCTTAAGATGTCCGCAGCAAGGTTTCTTTTGCTACCTTGATATGGTATTGGATGTGGTATCTTCATATAATTCTATTTTTTACAAAATTAATCATTTTCGTTCAACATGTCTAATTTATGGTAGGTCGTCTTTTAAAATGGGGTACAACGAGTGTATAAACACAGCTATCGTTGTTATTTCCGCCTTAGGCAAACCTTTTTTTCTTGAAACTCTCGTCGCACCATGGGCGGCAAAGAGCCACTTCCAAGATTGATTTATCCCATAATTTGCCATTCGTTGGTATCTCAAACTTACAAAAAATATGCATTAGCCCAAGCTATCCTACTGATTTTTAACCAGGACAATCCTTGAGCCAAGGTTGGCCTAAATGCAATGGTGTTTATTCCGTTTAATAGCAAAATAAAATCTATTCAGGAATCGATGTATGCGTAAGCCGTTTATTGTAGATTGTGTTAAAAGTGTCAGACCGCTGCCATTCTTGCTTTATCACTCGATAAAACTCAGGCAGAGAAGGGAGGCAACCGGGCAAACATCGAAGGTCATCTGGCAGAGAAGGGAGCGCACCGGACAAACATCGAAGGAGATATGACAGAGAAGGGAGCCTTCTGGCAGACATTGAGGGATATCTGGCAAAGAAGGGAGGCAACCGGACAAACATCGAAGGGCATTTGGCAAAGAAGGGAATCCACCAGATAGTCATCGAAGGAGCTCCGGCAAAGAAGGAAGCCTTCGGGCAGACATCGAAGGTCATCTGGCAGAGAAGGGAGGCCACCGGACAAACATCGAAGAATATCTGGCAAAGAAAGGAGCCTTCCGGCAGACATCGAAGGCGATCTGGCAGAGAAGGGAGCCCACCGGACAGCCATCGAAGGAGGTTTTGCAAAAGCAAGCTTATCCTACCCTTGAAAGTAATGACCCAAGATATTCTAAAATTTACGAATGACGAAGAGAGGACTCTAGCCGATGCCGCTATTCAGCAGCTCGGCTATTTCTTGTTTGAGATTTTTAAGGTCCTTGATTACGATTGTCCAGATAATATCTTCAGATACCGAATCGTACCCGTGGCTTATTCTATTCCTTGTATCCACAATTTTTCTAGCATTTGCTATTTTGATATCTGGATGGACCTTTAGAATTCTATTTACCGCTTCACCAATTATTTCAATATTTCGCTCAATTGCTTTTTTTCCTTTTAAGTCTTTTTTGAACTCAAAAAAATTAAGTTTCGCGGGCAAAAAAGTTTCAATCTCATCGATAGATTGGCTAATATCTTCAAGCCAAGTTCGAACTTCCACTTCCATATATTTGGACTTTAGTTCGTTCAATTTCACCTTTCAAAAATTTGTTGCGGATGGCCTTTTGCTCGAGCAGGTCAATATGCCGCTTAAATATTTCCTCGAGCTGAAACTTAAGATTAAAGTATTTGTCCGTGTATGAAATAGGGTCATTATCATCAATATCAACCACCAAGTCTATATCGCTATCGGGATTAAACCTATCCGTAGTCACCGAACCAAAGGCAAATAACGTCCTAACTTTGTTGGCCTCACAAAGTTGAATTATCTGCTTAATATTTTGGTCTATCACTGTCATACAGGTTCAAAGTTAGCGATTTTTTGTTGATAAATGGTATGCCACACATCAAAGGAGATTTTGCAAAAGCCAACCACTCCTCCCATGGCAAAGAAGCTGTAGATGTTGTATATTTAGCAAAAGTTTAAGGCAAGGGTTGGTCACGCAAGGTATAGGGCACCTCTCCAACTAAGTAGGCGCTTTATGGCTCAAAGGTGGCGGCCAGTTACCATTTAAAAATCAGTATAGCCATGAAATACATTGGAGCACACGTTAGCGCTTCGGGTGGTGTGGAGAATGCACCACGCAATGCCGCAGCCATTGGGGCAAAAGCCTTCGCCCTATTCACAAAAAATCAACGTCAGTGGAAATCGGCACCGCTAACGCAGACCAGCATCGAGGGTTTTAAAAAGGCGTGCAAAGAGCTTGGATTTAAGCCCGAGCACATCCTGCCGCACGACAGCTACCTCATTAACCTTGGCCATCCCGAAAAGGAGGCGCTGGAAAAATCGAGGGAGGCCTTCCTCGACGAGATGCAGCGGTGCGAGCAGCTGGGTCTCGACCGGCTAAACTTTCACCCCGGCAGCCACCTCAACCAAATAAGCCTGGAGGCGTGCCTCGATTTGGTGGCCGAATCCATCAACATTGCCCTCGCAAAAACCAAGGACGTAATTGCCGTAATTGAAAACACCGCCGGGCAAGGCACCAACGTAGGGCACACCTTTGAGCAGCTGCGCCACATTATCGACAAGGTGGAGGACAAAACCCGCGTTGGCGTGTGCATAGACACCTGCCACGCCTTCACCGCCGGATACAACCTCAAGGAGCAAGGGGAGTTCAACGAGGTTTTTCAGCGGTTCGACGAAACCATTGGGTTCAAGTACCTAAAGGGAATGCACATCAACGACTCCAAAAAGGAGTTCGCCTCCCGGGTCGACCGGCACGATAGCATCGGCAAGGGGTTTTTGGGCATCGATACCTTTAAGTATATTATGAAGGATTCGCGGTTCGACAACATTCCGCTCATTCTGGAAACACCCGACGAAACCATTTGGCAGGAGGAAATTGCCATGCTCTACGCCATGCAAGCAAAGTAAAACCTAATCTATGAAGCCATGAAAAGCGTTCTTTTATTCGTACTAGCCATAGCAATGTCAACAATGCTATCAGCACAGGAAAAGTGGGCCATTGCCATTCACGGTGGTGCAGGAAACATCACCCCCGAGAAGCTGGGCGCCGACTCGCTAGTCTACAAGGCTGCGCTGGATTCGGCCCTGTCGATTGGTGCTGATATCCTGTCGAAGGGAGGAACCAGCCTCGATGCGGTGGAGCAGGTGGTAATTTATCTTGAGAACAATCCGCACTTTAACGCAGGCAAGGGTGCCGTTTTTACCTCAGCGGGTAAGAATGAGCTCGACGCCTGCATCATGGACGGAAAAACGCTGGAATCGGGTGCCGTGGCCGGTGTAGGCGATATTAAGAATCCTATTGTGGCCGCCAGAGCGGTGATGGAAAAGTCGGGTGCCGTGCTGCTTGCCGGTGCAGGAGCCTCCAACTTTGCGCGTGCCAACGGCATTGAGATGGTGGACTCCTCCTACTTCTTCACCGAAAGAAGCTGGCAAAGCTACCTGAAGGCCAAGCAGGTGCCTCCAACGGAAAAGCACGGAACGGTAGGCTGCGTAGCCCTCGACATGAACGGAAACTTAGCGGCGGCAACCTCCACTGGTGGCATGACCAACAAGCTCCCCGGAAGAATTGGCGACTCTCCCATAGTTGGCGCCGGAACCTACGCAAACAACAACGCCTGCGCCATTTCGTGCACGGGTCATGGGGAGTTCTTTATTCGCTACACCGTTGCCCGAAGTATTGCCGCGCTGGTGGAGTATCGCGATGTAGATTTGAAGGATGCCGTTTCGCAAATGATTTGGAAAACGCTAAAACCCATTGGTGCCGAAGGTGGCGTAATTGCCCTCGATAGACAAGGAAATATCGTTACTGACTTCAACACCCCGGGCATGTTTCGTGGATTTGCCTCCTCCTCAGGAAAAAAGATGGTTGGCCTCTTTGCTAGGTAACTATTGGCATGGACAATATGTTGCCATAATCCTGATTAAAAGCAAACTATAATTAGTTTTAAAAAAGCCCTCACGGAATTTGGTGGGGGCTTTTTTTTCCATAACTTTGCGTAAACATTGAGTAATGGTTCTGTTGCTGCTTAGCATACTATCATCAACCACAATTCTGGTGATTTTCAAGCTTTCGGAGAAGCTTCAAGTAAAAAGTCTCCCCATTATTGCCCTCAACTACGCCGTAGCAACATTGCTCGGTTTTTTTTTGGCCGATAAGTCG
It encodes the following:
- a CDS encoding isoaspartyl peptidase/L-asparaginase; translated protein: MKSVLLFVLAIAMSTMLSAQEKWAIAIHGGAGNITPEKLGADSLVYKAALDSALSIGADILSKGGTSLDAVEQVVIYLENNPHFNAGKGAVFTSAGKNELDACIMDGKTLESGAVAGVGDIKNPIVAARAVMEKSGAVLLAGAGASNFARANGIEMVDSSYFFTERSWQSYLKAKQVPPTEKHGTVGCVALDMNGNLAAATSTGGMTNKLPGRIGDSPIVGAGTYANNNACAISCTGHGEFFIRYTVARSIAALVEYRDVDLKDAVSQMIWKTLKPIGAEGGVIALDRQGNIVTDFNTPGMFRGFASSSGKKMVGLFAR
- a CDS encoding nucleotidyltransferase domain-containing protein encodes the protein MTVIDQNIKQIIQLCEANKVRTLFAFGSVTTDRFNPDSDIDLVVDIDDNDPISYTDKYFNLKFQLEEIFKRHIDLLEQKAIRNKFLKGEIERTKVQIYGSGSSNLA
- a CDS encoding HepT-like ribonuclease domain-containing protein encodes the protein MEVEVRTWLEDISQSIDEIETFLPAKLNFFEFKKDLKGKKAIERNIEIIGEAVNRILKVHPDIKIANARKIVDTRNRISHGYDSVSEDIIWTIVIKDLKNLKQEIAELLNSGIG
- a CDS encoding transposase — translated: MAYNPEKHHRRSIRLKGYDYARAGLYFITLCCQNRACLFGNIENGVMVLNEYGHIACNEWMKTTEIRNNVELGEFVIMPNHIHGIVRLLGRGELDSPNKQGVCDTPLRSPSQTIGAIVRGYKSSVTKQLGLLGFNEKIWQRNYHEHIIRDEQSYMKISDYIINNPANWDRDSLK
- a CDS encoding DNA adenine methylase — protein: MKIPHPIPYQGSKRNLAADILRFFPQKIDRLIEPFAGSAAITIASAYYFKANKFIVNDINEPLINLWEKIVNEPQTIIRDYHHIWNNQLGNEEDFYYQIRDSFNQTKEPKYLLFLLAKCVKAAVRYNAEGNFNQSPDKRRKGRLPENMRFDILNVSNLLKDKVTFHSVDYEKILDMATENDLVYMDPPYQGTAKNGGFRYMEDLNHENFVISLYKLNKRNIPFILSYDGRTDNKTYGEELPKELNLHKIEIDAGRSSIATLHSRNERTYEAVYISDNLASISHINKRIESVSIKQPSLFDFV
- the nfo gene encoding deoxyribonuclease IV — translated: MKYIGAHVSASGGVENAPRNAAAIGAKAFALFTKNQRQWKSAPLTQTSIEGFKKACKELGFKPEHILPHDSYLINLGHPEKEALEKSREAFLDEMQRCEQLGLDRLNFHPGSHLNQISLEACLDLVAESINIALAKTKDVIAVIENTAGQGTNVGHTFEQLRHIIDKVEDKTRVGVCIDTCHAFTAGYNLKEQGEFNEVFQRFDETIGFKYLKGMHINDSKKEFASRVDRHDSIGKGFLGIDTFKYIMKDSRFDNIPLILETPDETIWQEEIAMLYAMQAK
- a CDS encoding HNH endonuclease signature motif containing protein codes for the protein MKKYPKEFLKLAESITNKRAKIVIDHILKHGFITTEDLEKTYGYNHPPRAARDVREAGIPLETFKTKSADGKSIAAYRFGDLSKIRNNRVDGRQIFSKDFKKSLYDANNGHCYICNGKFEERYLQVDHRVPYEISGDDENFQQNINDYMLLCASCNRAKSWSCEHCENWNDSKDIEICLKCYWGRPENYDHITLEKIRRLELTWQGVEVNFFEALKKEADKGEIALPDYVKSLLIKHIEKRRK